From Stigmatopora nigra isolate UIUO_SnigA chromosome 17, RoL_Snig_1.1, whole genome shotgun sequence, a single genomic window includes:
- the hcar2 gene encoding proteinase-activated receptor 3 has protein sequence MSFLFLNSSALFISQRPVNATPWDQTVYEGCRDMPAVLIWYLGLQFVNMFLGIPANIMVLWLIRKNKGDSSTSDIFILHLAVLDVLFCLIPPLELANIVFLTTSRTWYVLRFFYGMKDSSPLFLSCICLDRYMAVVHPLTFTELKDRQHRAGLAALVWLVTLAYAATKCANRIINFEKVFTAMILAAFAFMVFCNIAILWVLRQSGPGRDEMHPIKKRAFKMVLIILAIIVFNYFPPVALFPFQHYFSADVFRCYIHYLAFGLMDFSSSIQPMLYLSKDKVACPGCSQVNVTQLQ, from the coding sequence ATGAGTTTCCTCTTCCTAAATTCATCGGCGCTCTTCATCTCTCAGCGGCCCGTCAACGCCACGCCTTGGGACCAAACAGTGTACGAGGGGTGCCGTGACATGCCCGCCGTGCTCATTTGGTACCTGGGACTGCAGTTCGTCAACATGTTTCTGGGTATCCCGGCCAACATCATGGTCCTCTGGCTCATCCGGAAGAACAAGGGCGACTCGTCCACCTCAGACATATTCATCCTGCACTTGGCCGTCCTGGACGTCCTCTTCTGTCTCATCCCACCATTGGAACTGGCTAACATCGTTTTCCTCACCACCAGCAGGACCTGGTACGTGTTGCGTTTCTTTTACGGCATGAAGGACTCGTCGCCGCTCTTTCTCTCCTGCATTTGCCTGGACCGCTACATGGCCGTGGTGCATCCACTCACCTTTACCGAACTCAAGGACCGCCAACACCGGGCCGGTCTGGCGGCGTTGGTGTGGCTGGTCACGCTGGCCTATGCCGCCACCAAGTGCGCCAACCGCATCATCAATTTTGAGAAGGTCTTCACCGCCATGATCCTGGCGGCCTTTGCCTTCATGGTCTTCTGCAATATCGCCATCCTGTGGGTGCTACGCCAGTCCGGGCCAGGTCGGGACGAAATGCATCCCATCAAAAAGCGAGCCTTCAAGATGGTTCTCATCATCCTCGCCATCATCGTCTTCAACTACTTCCCCCCGGTGGCGCTCTTTCCCTTCCAGCACTACTTCTCGGCCGATGTTTTCCGTTGTTACATCCACTATCTGGCTTTTGGTCTGATGGACTTTAGTAGTAGCATCCAGCCCATGCTCTACCTGTCCAAAGACAAGGTGGCATGTCCAGGCTGCTCCCAGGTCAACGTCACACAGCTCCAGTAA